The Oncorhynchus nerka isolate Pitt River linkage group LG9a, Oner_Uvic_2.0, whole genome shotgun sequence genome has a segment encoding these proteins:
- the LOC115134119 gene encoding GTPase KRas isoform X1 has product MTEYKLVVVGAGGVGKSALTIQLIQNHFVDEYDPTIEDSYRKQVVIDGETCLLDILDTAGQEEYSAMRDQYMRTGEGFLCVFAINNTKSFEDIHHYREQIKRVKDSEDVPMVLVGNKCDLPSRTVDTKQAQDLARSYGIPFIETSAKTRQRVEDAFYSLVREIRLYRLKKLSKEEKTPRCVKLKKCVVM; this is encoded by the exons ATGACAGAATACAAGCTGGTGGTGGTGGGAGCAGGAGGTGTGGGCAAGAGTGCGCTCACCATCCAGCTCATTCAGAACCACTTTGTGGATGAATATGACCCCACCATCGAG gaCTCGTACAGGAAGCAGGTGGTGATTGATGGGGAGACATGTCTGCTGGACATCCTGGACACTGCAGGTCAGGAGGAGTACAGCGCCATGAGGGACCAATACatgaggacaggggagggcttCCTCTGTGTCTTCGCCATCAACAACACCAAGTCCTTTGAGGACATCCACCACTACAG AGAGCAGATCAAGCGGGTGAAAGACTCAGAAGACGTGCCAATGGTGCTGGTGGGGAACAAGTGTGACCTGCCGTCCCGGACGGTGGACACCAAACAGGCTCAGGACTTAGCGCGCAGCTACGGCATCCCCTTCATTGAGACCTCGGCCAAAACGAGACAG AGAGTGGAGGATGCCTTTTACAGTCTGGTACGGGAGATCAGGCTGTACCGGCTGAAaaagctcagcaaggaagaaaagACCCCGCGCTGCGTCAAGCTTAAAAAGTGTGTTGTGATGTGA
- the LOC115134119 gene encoding GTPase KRas isoform X2 gives MTEYKLVVVGAGGVGKSALTIQLIQNHFVDEYDPTIEDSYRKQVVIDGETCLLDILDTAGQEEYSAMRDQYMRTGEGFLCVFAINNTKSFEDIHHYREQIKRVKDSEDVPMVLVGNKCDLPSRTVDTKQAQDLARSYGIPFIETSAKTRQGVDDAFYTLVREIRKHKEKMSKEGKKKKKKSKTKCIHM, from the exons ATGACAGAATACAAGCTGGTGGTGGTGGGAGCAGGAGGTGTGGGCAAGAGTGCGCTCACCATCCAGCTCATTCAGAACCACTTTGTGGATGAATATGACCCCACCATCGAG gaCTCGTACAGGAAGCAGGTGGTGATTGATGGGGAGACATGTCTGCTGGACATCCTGGACACTGCAGGTCAGGAGGAGTACAGCGCCATGAGGGACCAATACatgaggacaggggagggcttCCTCTGTGTCTTCGCCATCAACAACACCAAGTCCTTTGAGGACATCCACCACTACAG AGAGCAGATCAAGCGGGTGAAAGACTCAGAAGACGTGCCAATGGTGCTGGTGGGGAACAAGTGTGACCTGCCGTCCCGGACGGTGGACACCAAACAGGCTCAGGACTTAGCGCGCAGCTACGGCATCCCCTTCATTGAGACCTCGGCCAAAACGAGACAG GGTGTCGATGATGCCTTTTACACATTAGTGCGGGAAATCCGAAAACACAAAGAGAAGATGAGCAAGGAGggcaagaagaagaaaaagaagtcCAAGACAAAGTGTATACACATGTGA